In Blastococcus saxobsidens DD2, the genomic stretch GGCGGCGGCCAGAATGACGGCCAGCCGATGGATCGTGCGGGACACGGTTCTCCTTCTTTTCTCTGTTTCTTTCTCGGTAGGGGTCAGCGCACCGGGAAGGTGGTGCGCGCGGTGGTGGCGGTGAACTCGTCGAGCCGGACGGTGACGGCGAGGGTCCAGGTGCCGGCGGTCGGGATGGACATGCCGTCGCCGACGTAGTGGCCGGGCCCGGCCGGTGCGAGATCGACGTCCAGCGGGCCGATCTGCTGCTGGGCCTCGGTGAGGGTCACGCGGATGTCCTGCGGCTGGGTCAGCCGGCCGGTCTCGTCGAACAGGTAGACGTGCAACGTGTTCGAGCCGGGCCGGCCCGGGTCGAGCGACAGCTGGACGCTGCCGGCGGTGCCGGCGGCACCCTGGAGCGGCAGCGTGGCGTCGACCGGCTGGGCCAGCGCCGACCGCGCCGGCGGCGTGCCGGCCAGCACCGCCGACAACGCGAGGACGACGGCGACGACCACGGCCTCGAGCAGCACCGCGCGGCGGAACGGGGCGACGTCGGCGACGGCGCCATCGGCCTGCGCCGCGGCGCGGGCGCGGGCGGCCACCTCGAGCGACCCGGCCATCGACGGCTCGGCCTCGGCGGAGAAGGCGTGCGCGGTCACCCGCCGCGGGCTGCCCCGGCGCGGCCGGGAGGCGCCGAGGTGCTGCTGCACCCAGACCCGGGAGACGCCGGCCGCGCCGAGCACCAGCAGCACGAGTGCGACCTTGGCCACCAGCACCCAGCCGTACGTCGTGCTCAACAGCGCCGTCGGCGTGCCGACCTCACGCACGGTCTGCACCACACCGGTGAGCACCAGAGCGACCACCGAGCCGAACGCCAGCCGACTGAACCGCGGCAGCGCGGTGGCCAGCTCAGCGGCCGGCACACCCGGGCGCAGCAGGCCGGCCAGCAGCGCGACCAGCCCGCCGACCCACAACGTCATCGCCGCGACGTGCACCGAAGTCACGAACACCGCGAAGACCGGCATCGAGCCGGCGA encodes the following:
- a CDS encoding copper resistance CopC/CopD family protein, whose protein sequence is MRRLRALLVALVGWLMAGVVLAGPAAAHAELVATTPGEGAVLETAPDEVTLRFTEVVSLGAGYARVLDADGERVDTGAPSVDGATVTVPLRGDLPDDGYLVTYRVISADSHPVSGAFGFVVGDSEPVDEAVADAADDSDSFVAGLLVAARWLGFAGLALGLGVPAFLLLCWPSGWSVGRLRRLSVVGAVAVAVGGLLLFLLQGSYAAGAGLGAVADPDLLATTASTAYGATLLARVVLAVALLAVLRLAPGRAAVVAGTVLALGLVVTTAAVGHPVAGSMPVFAVFVTSVHVAAMTLWVGGLVALLAGLLRPGVPAAELATALPRFSRLAFGSVVALVLTGVVQTVREVGTPTALLSTTYGWVLVAKVALVLLVLGAAGVSRVWVQQHLGASRPRRGSPRRVTAHAFSAEAEPSMAGSLEVAARARAAAQADGAVADVAPFRRAVLLEAVVVAVVLALSAVLAGTPPARSALAQPVDATLPLQGAAGTAGSVQLSLDPGRPGSNTLHVYLFDETGRLTQPQDIRVTLTEAQQQIGPLDVDLAPAGPGHYVGDGMSIPTAGTWTLAVTVRLDEFTATTARTTFPVR